Proteins encoded by one window of Streptomyces sp. ALI-76-A:
- a CDS encoding aminoacyl-tRNA hydrolase produces MSPDPTSPGDSPFRSEPSTRDHAPQFVLPLVVRIEKGAPPARTDALETAARAVLVLLGDERSAGEGEWAEAVRDWQDARIRKVVRRARGAEWRRAEALPGITVAGKSAEVRVFPPVPLDGWPKDLARLQVSGTDLDDPEPPVDADPSAPVLWLNPDLDMSAGKAMAQAGHAAQLAWWELSDEERRDWRDAGLPLAVRTAGPGRWAELTTSGLPLVRDAGFTEIAAGSCTVVADHPALR; encoded by the coding sequence GTGAGCCCTGATCCCACCTCCCCCGGCGACAGCCCCTTCCGGTCCGAACCCAGCACCCGTGATCACGCCCCGCAGTTCGTGCTGCCGCTGGTCGTCCGGATCGAGAAGGGCGCGCCCCCTGCCCGTACGGACGCCCTGGAGACCGCCGCCCGGGCCGTGCTCGTCCTGCTCGGTGACGAGCGGTCGGCCGGCGAGGGTGAGTGGGCGGAGGCCGTGCGGGACTGGCAGGACGCCCGGATCCGCAAGGTGGTGCGGCGGGCCCGCGGGGCCGAGTGGCGGCGGGCCGAGGCGCTGCCCGGCATCACGGTGGCGGGGAAGTCGGCGGAGGTACGCGTCTTCCCGCCCGTGCCGCTGGACGGCTGGCCCAAGGACCTGGCACGGCTCCAGGTGTCCGGGACCGACCTCGACGATCCCGAGCCGCCGGTCGACGCGGACCCCTCGGCGCCCGTGCTCTGGCTGAACCCGGACCTGGACATGTCGGCCGGCAAGGCGATGGCCCAGGCCGGTCACGCGGCCCAGCTCGCCTGGTGGGAGCTGTCGGACGAGGAACGGCGGGACTGGCGCGACGCGGGCCTCCCGCTCGCCGTGCGCACCGCCGGCCCCGGCCGCTGGGCCGAACTGACCACGAGCGGACTGCCGTTGGTGCGGGACGCCGGCTTCACCGAGATCGCCGCCGGGTCCTGCACGGTGGTCGCGGACCATCCGGCGCTGCGCTGA